Proteins co-encoded in one Gracilimonas sp. genomic window:
- a CDS encoding FtsX-like permease family protein, with protein MSNKNSMWWTFKMAWRDSRSNRSKLFLFMAAIIVGVAAQVAITSFRDNLNTSIENQAKELLGADLEVERNAPFQPELQQVLDSLGGEVTTGLGFNSMAFFPKNGTTRLSQITAFEGDFPYYGDLVTEPASAADVYQQNQSALVDEPIMRLFDIEPGDSVKIGQVTYKIEGAIIDVPGQPVAASFFGPRIFIPKSNVEETGLLQRGSRLEYISYHKFPEGTDMEYVDDRLDQLRDEQNLRFGYDTVDEREEEVGEAILYLSNFLNLIGFIALLLGGIGVASSIFVYIRQKINTVAVLRCVGVSSNQAMAIYLIQATAMGLVGSVLGAVLGSVVQLYLPVLVQDFLPVDIELYISWISILIGVGTGVIISILFALFPLLAVKKISPLFSLRTVDVNLSGLLQKSTKIILGLILAVFITAYAWLMLGELVPALFFTLGLAVCLLLLTGFAKLIMKGSRKFLRAGFSYELRQGLANLYRPNNQTTTLLLTFGLGVTMISSLYLTQDMLLDQIDFGGDQDLPNLALYDIQYDQNEGVNEIIQSNGHEILQNVPIVTMRIQGINGYTNAEWDQDTTRDASGWALNREYRSTYRDSLLPSEELVKGEWIGNAADMNEPFPISIEEDQRDNLAIDIGDTLTWNVQGIPIQTYVASTRTVKWDQPQPNFFVVFPAGVLESAPQFFATTVNTSSREASLELQQELVQSYPNVSAIDIGQVIETVRNFIDKVTFVIQFIGLFSIITGLIVLAGSAATSRFQRIREAVLLRTLGAAKKQVIKIQVIEYVLLGVMASITGLILSLGASTLIGYFYFDIEFVPNFFIIGVEILILTALVLLIGLFNTRGVHNKPPLEVLRAEAA; from the coding sequence ATGAGTAATAAAAATTCTATGTGGTGGACATTTAAAATGGCCTGGCGGGATTCCCGCTCCAACCGATCCAAGCTGTTCCTTTTTATGGCGGCAATCATTGTTGGAGTCGCAGCTCAGGTTGCCATTACTTCGTTCCGCGATAACCTGAACACCAGTATCGAGAACCAGGCCAAAGAACTCCTCGGGGCCGATCTTGAGGTGGAACGAAACGCCCCCTTTCAGCCTGAATTGCAACAAGTACTTGATTCATTAGGTGGTGAGGTTACTACCGGACTGGGCTTCAACTCCATGGCTTTTTTCCCAAAAAATGGGACGACCCGGCTTTCTCAAATCACCGCTTTTGAAGGGGATTTCCCCTATTACGGCGACTTGGTTACCGAACCTGCATCTGCAGCCGATGTGTACCAGCAAAATCAATCTGCTTTGGTTGATGAGCCCATCATGAGGCTGTTTGACATTGAACCCGGAGACTCGGTAAAAATAGGGCAGGTGACCTACAAAATTGAAGGGGCCATTATTGATGTTCCGGGTCAACCGGTGGCGGCCTCTTTTTTCGGGCCGCGTATTTTCATCCCTAAAAGTAACGTAGAAGAAACCGGACTTCTCCAAAGAGGCAGCCGGCTGGAATACATCTCCTACCATAAGTTCCCTGAAGGAACTGACATGGAGTATGTGGATGACCGGCTTGACCAGCTCCGCGATGAACAAAATCTGCGTTTTGGTTACGATACGGTGGACGAACGGGAGGAAGAAGTTGGGGAAGCCATCCTTTACCTTTCCAACTTCCTGAACCTTATCGGCTTTATTGCCTTATTGCTTGGTGGTATTGGAGTTGCCAGCTCCATTTTCGTGTACATCAGGCAAAAAATAAATACCGTAGCTGTACTTCGTTGCGTAGGGGTATCCTCCAATCAGGCGATGGCTATTTATCTAATTCAGGCTACGGCTATGGGACTGGTCGGTTCTGTTCTTGGGGCCGTACTTGGGTCCGTGGTTCAGTTGTACCTGCCGGTATTGGTGCAGGATTTTCTTCCGGTAGATATCGAACTCTACATTTCCTGGATTTCTATTTTAATAGGAGTTGGAACCGGTGTGATTATTTCTATTCTTTTTGCCCTTTTCCCATTGCTCGCGGTTAAGAAAATATCGCCTTTATTCTCCTTGCGTACAGTGGATGTGAATTTGTCCGGTCTCCTGCAAAAATCCACCAAGATTATTTTAGGGTTGATACTGGCCGTATTCATCACCGCTTATGCCTGGCTGATGCTTGGTGAGCTTGTACCTGCTTTATTCTTTACGCTGGGACTGGCTGTCTGCCTGCTGTTACTGACCGGATTTGCCAAACTCATTATGAAAGGCTCCCGCAAGTTTCTGCGAGCCGGTTTCAGTTATGAACTCCGGCAAGGGCTGGCTAATCTGTACCGGCCCAACAATCAAACCACAACGCTCCTGCTCACCTTTGGTTTGGGCGTTACCATGATCAGCTCTTTATATCTCACTCAGGATATGCTGCTTGATCAAATCGACTTTGGCGGGGATCAAGACCTGCCGAATCTTGCTTTGTATGATATTCAGTATGATCAGAATGAGGGAGTTAATGAAATTATTCAATCCAACGGGCACGAAATTCTTCAGAACGTCCCTATCGTTACCATGCGTATTCAAGGGATAAATGGATACACAAATGCGGAATGGGACCAGGATACCACCCGAGATGCAAGTGGCTGGGCCTTGAATCGTGAATACAGATCTACCTACAGGGATTCCTTGCTGCCATCCGAAGAATTAGTTAAAGGAGAATGGATTGGAAATGCTGCCGACATGAATGAGCCGTTTCCTATTTCCATCGAAGAAGACCAAAGAGACAATCTTGCCATCGATATTGGTGATACCTTGACCTGGAACGTGCAGGGAATTCCCATTCAAACTTATGTAGCCAGTACGCGCACGGTAAAATGGGATCAGCCTCAGCCGAATTTCTTCGTGGTGTTTCCGGCCGGAGTGCTGGAATCGGCCCCCCAGTTTTTTGCAACCACCGTTAACACCTCCAGCCGGGAGGCTTCCCTGGAACTGCAGCAGGAACTTGTACAAAGTTATCCAAACGTTTCAGCTATAGATATTGGACAGGTAATAGAAACCGTTCGAAATTTCATCGATAAAGTAACTTTTGTGATCCAGTTTATCGGGCTCTTTAGCATCATTACCGGACTAATTGTATTGGCCGGCTCGGCTGCTACCAGTCGTTTTCAGCGGATACGGGAAGCTGTTTTGCTCCGAACCTTAGGAGCAGCTAAAAAACAGGTCATCAAGATTCAGGTTATTGAATATGTTCTGCTGGGTGTGATGGCCTCCATCACCGGGCTTATTCTTTCTCTGGGAGCAAGTACTTTAATCGGGTACTTCTATTTTGATATTGAGTTCGTTCCGAACTTCTTCATTATCGGAGTTGAGATTCTGATTCTCACCGCTCTCGTACTCCTCATCGGGCTATTTAATACCCGGGGCGTTCACAATAAACCACCGCTTGAGGTTTTGAGGGCTGAGGCAGCCTGA
- a CDS encoding ABC transporter ATP-binding protein, translated as MSNILEVHQLYRKFESGSKILTVVDDINFSIQEGISCAIVGPSGSGKTTLLGLCAGLDRPTSGSVSLNGIPLNPLNEDERAQVRNRHVGFVFQTFQLVPTLTAVENVMVPLELRGEATQEVRERAIELLTSVGLGDRTHHYPTQLSGGEQQRVAIARAFINQPKILFADEPTGNLDTETGQYIEKLIFDLNEQQGTTLVLVTHDLELAKKCDRIIKLRNGRVNEDSFAKQQPEAVAK; from the coding sequence GTGTCAAATATACTCGAAGTTCATCAGTTATACCGCAAGTTCGAAAGCGGCTCAAAAATATTAACCGTCGTTGACGACATAAACTTTTCTATTCAAGAGGGCATCTCTTGCGCTATTGTCGGCCCTTCCGGCTCAGGAAAAACCACCCTGCTGGGATTATGCGCCGGATTAGACCGGCCCACCTCGGGAAGTGTCTCCCTGAATGGAATTCCGTTAAATCCACTCAACGAAGACGAACGTGCACAGGTTCGAAACCGCCATGTGGGTTTTGTATTCCAGACTTTTCAGCTGGTACCCACGCTCACAGCAGTGGAGAATGTGATGGTTCCTCTGGAGTTACGCGGAGAAGCCACGCAGGAAGTGCGGGAACGTGCCATAGAATTACTTACCAGCGTTGGACTCGGTGACCGAACCCATCACTACCCTACCCAGCTTTCGGGGGGAGAGCAGCAGCGTGTGGCCATTGCCAGGGCATTCATCAATCAGCCTAAGATACTCTTCGCTGATGAGCCCACCGGCAACCTCGACACCGAAACCGGACAGTATATTGAAAAGCTGATCTTTGATCTGAACGAACAACAAGGCACTACCCTGGTTTTGGTAACCCACGACCTGGAACTTGCCAAAAAGTGTGACCGGATTATCAAGCTGAGAAACGGACGTGTTAACGAAGACAGTTTTGCTAAACAACAACCTGAAGCCGTAGCCAAATAG
- a CDS encoding arylesterase, whose translation MRILITALFLCTIFSISLPAQNADSKTILIFGDSITAGLGVQQEQAFPAIIQEKIDSLGLNHEVINGGLSGETSAGGVRRIDWILRRDIDIMVLELGGNDGLRGIDLSSTKDNLQQIIDKYRAKNPNGQIILAGMQVPPNLGQEYTSQFQEIYPELAEENDLPLIPLIMNKLGGEEELIQGDGIHPTPKGHEVIAETVWDVLKEYL comes from the coding sequence ATGAGAATATTAATAACAGCTCTTTTTTTATGTACCATTTTTTCAATTTCATTACCTGCACAAAATGCTGACTCAAAGACTATTCTTATTTTTGGAGACAGTATTACAGCCGGACTTGGTGTTCAGCAGGAACAGGCCTTTCCGGCCATTATCCAGGAAAAAATTGATTCACTGGGTCTGAATCATGAAGTCATAAATGGGGGGCTAAGCGGTGAAACTTCAGCCGGAGGAGTACGGCGTATTGATTGGATTCTTCGCCGGGATATTGACATTATGGTGCTTGAACTCGGAGGAAATGACGGGCTTCGGGGAATTGATTTAAGTTCAACCAAAGACAACCTCCAGCAAATCATTGACAAGTACCGGGCAAAGAATCCGAACGGACAAATTATTCTGGCCGGGATGCAGGTGCCGCCCAACCTGGGGCAGGAATACACATCTCAATTTCAGGAGATTTATCCTGAGCTGGCTGAAGAAAACGATCTGCCTTTGATTCCGCTCATCATGAATAAACTGGGGGGTGAAGAAGAGCTGATTCAGGGAGATGGCATTCACCCTACTCCCAAAGGGCATGAAGTAATCGCCGAAACCGTATGGGATGTTTTGAAAGAGTATCTGTAA
- a CDS encoding PIG-L family deacetylase, with amino-acid sequence MKKLLIAFAAFLIVSVNASAQDSLLDYEPKVLLVTAHPDDDALFSATIFKTTRLLNGAVDLALLTNGEGGYTYSTLGNYIYDKELDKEEVGRKWLPGIRKKELMAGGDIVGIRNYFFLDQPDFEYTEDVNIPLAKWNTDWAREKLASIMEKGSYDFLFLMLPYETTHGHHKASAVIALQALQTLPEGERPIALEAFIRRGEEDPGVSFTELEGYPETKVMPGKTFEFNRNQTFGVNDRMNYNIIGNWVIAEHKSQGTMQLLMQNDTGVIEQYWYVALNGEEGLEKTAEYFEAVNIVEP; translated from the coding sequence ATGAAAAAGCTACTTATCGCTTTCGCTGCATTTTTGATTGTATCTGTCAATGCCAGTGCACAGGATTCTCTTCTCGATTACGAACCAAAAGTATTGCTGGTAACGGCTCACCCCGATGATGACGCCTTGTTTTCGGCTACCATTTTTAAGACCACCCGGTTACTGAATGGAGCGGTAGATCTGGCCTTGCTGACTAACGGAGAGGGCGGATATACCTATTCAACCCTTGGAAATTATATTTATGACAAGGAGCTGGATAAAGAAGAAGTGGGCCGAAAGTGGCTGCCCGGAATCCGTAAGAAGGAGCTTATGGCCGGTGGCGACATTGTAGGAATTCGAAATTATTTCTTCCTCGATCAGCCGGATTTTGAGTACACCGAGGATGTAAATATCCCATTGGCGAAGTGGAATACAGATTGGGCGCGGGAAAAGCTGGCTTCAATTATGGAAAAGGGATCGTATGATTTTCTGTTCCTGATGCTGCCGTATGAAACTACCCATGGACATCATAAAGCATCGGCGGTGATTGCCCTCCAGGCTTTACAAACACTGCCTGAAGGGGAGCGCCCGATTGCCCTGGAAGCATTTATCCGAAGGGGAGAAGAGGATCCGGGAGTTTCATTCACAGAGCTGGAAGGATATCCTGAAACCAAAGTAATGCCGGGAAAAACATTCGAGTTCAATCGAAATCAGACTTTTGGAGTGAATGACCGAATGAATTATAACATCATCGGAAACTGGGTGATTGCCGAGCATAAATCCCAGGGAACCATGCAGCTGCTCATGCAAAACGATACAGGGGTGATTGAACAATATTGGTACGTGGCCCTGAACGGCGAGGAAGGCCTGGAAAAAACAGCTGAGTATTTTGAAGCGGTTAATATCGTTGAACCGTGA
- a CDS encoding SIMPL domain-containing protein (The SIMPL domain is named for its presence in mouse protein SIMPL (signalling molecule that associates with mouse pelle-like kinase). Bacterial member BP26, from Brucella, was shown to assemble into a channel-like structure, while YggE from E. coli has been associated with resistance to oxidative stress.), whose translation MQTFKKSKPSMVSAGRKLTKITLVVSMMFLGFSEKTSAQNQTNERTITINMSASELLPADLIIFNVNINAEAETPQEAYNLHKERESLLAKLLKQNNITEENIDYQPIRMSRVSSNYRNNNDSRVTRTNQSISLTFNDFGMYEEIQVALIENGFDSFNGQFSSTKISQGKEQALVSAIESAKQKAQLIAKTSGFSLGPVQTINYSDHQIGFPAKSNVMSMEAMRSDASMMDFSQTVSVTANINISFSIE comes from the coding sequence ATGCAGACATTCAAAAAATCAAAGCCGAGTATGGTATCGGCTGGTAGAAAGCTTACTAAAATCACCCTTGTCGTTTCGATGATGTTTTTGGGTTTTAGTGAAAAGACTTCCGCCCAGAATCAAACCAATGAGCGCACGATCACTATTAACATGAGTGCCTCAGAACTGCTGCCGGCCGACCTTATTATTTTCAACGTGAACATAAATGCCGAAGCTGAAACTCCACAAGAAGCTTATAACCTGCACAAAGAACGCGAATCCCTTCTGGCAAAATTGTTGAAACAAAATAACATCACCGAAGAAAATATTGACTATCAGCCTATCCGCATGAGCCGGGTGAGTTCAAATTATCGCAACAACAACGATTCCAGGGTAACCCGGACCAACCAATCCATTAGCCTGACCTTCAACGATTTTGGGATGTATGAAGAGATTCAGGTAGCGCTCATCGAAAATGGCTTTGATTCTTTTAACGGGCAGTTTTCTTCCACGAAAATCTCTCAAGGAAAAGAGCAGGCATTGGTTAGCGCCATAGAGTCAGCTAAGCAAAAAGCTCAGCTGATTGCCAAGACTTCCGGCTTTTCTCTGGGGCCGGTTCAAACCATAAATTACTCGGACCATCAAATCGGGTTTCCGGCAAAATCGAATGTAATGTCTATGGAGGCCATGAGAAGTGATGCCTCAATGATGGATTTCAGCCAAACGGTTTCCGTAACCGCCAACATCAACATCTCCTTTTCTATTGAGTGA
- a CDS encoding SGNH/GDSL hydrolase family protein, which produces MNVSVKTGFKFFPVFFFVLLLSNCDTKVKKTASESAEPVSYLALGDSYTIGTGIEQKNNYPNQLADSLATLGFQMDTTLIIATNGWTTSDLKNGIAEHNPSSDFDLVSLLIGVNNQYQWLDIELYKTEFRELLEQAIGFAGGDSRNVFVISIPNYGVTPFAQSKEPETIRRKISEYNSIAEDISGEYDIPFINITPISEVAEEDLSLLASDELHPSAKMYSMWVEEMLPTVTHILEP; this is translated from the coding sequence ATGAATGTTTCAGTAAAAACTGGTTTTAAATTTTTTCCTGTATTCTTTTTTGTGCTGCTGTTATCCAATTGCGACACAAAGGTTAAAAAGACTGCCAGCGAATCAGCCGAGCCTGTTTCCTATCTTGCGCTTGGCGATTCATATACAATCGGTACGGGAATTGAGCAGAAAAATAACTACCCCAACCAGTTGGCTGATTCTCTTGCAACCCTCGGCTTTCAAATGGATACCACCCTGATTATCGCCACCAATGGCTGGACAACCTCTGACCTTAAAAATGGAATTGCTGAGCATAATCCTTCGTCTGATTTCGACCTTGTTTCCCTTTTGATCGGAGTTAACAACCAGTATCAGTGGCTTGATATAGAGTTGTATAAAACAGAATTCCGTGAATTGCTGGAACAGGCTATCGGATTTGCGGGTGGAGACAGCCGGAATGTTTTCGTCATATCCATCCCCAATTATGGGGTTACGCCATTTGCTCAGTCTAAAGAGCCGGAGACAATCCGCAGAAAAATCAGTGAGTATAATTCTATTGCTGAAGATATCAGTGGCGAATATGATATTCCTTTTATTAATATTACGCCTATCTCAGAGGTGGCTGAAGAGGATCTTTCACTCCTGGCTTCCGATGAACTCCATCCATCCGCAAAAATGTACAGCATGTGGGTTGAGGAGATGTTGCCAACTGTAACTCACATTCTGGAACCATGA
- a CDS encoding TonB-dependent receptor — protein MSNMIQRVFTLCMILTFCVCSTITYASNIEDETVISGIVTDVDGEPLAGVNIRVDGKVIGTSTRPDGTFSLTVQQDPPITLIVSIVGFTSQRVEITEAVVDDLEIVLQEQTISGGDLVVSASRVEESILEAPVTIERQDAIQIRTAASDDYYKALSTLKGVDMTTSSINFQIVNARGFNSTGNTRMVQLTDGMDTQAPALNFPIGNLNGPSQLDVESMEFIPGASSALYGPNAFNGILLVNSKDPFNYPGLSVMVKSGVNHVDSRPTLGEPDDAQPLFETAIRYAKSFNNKFAFKVNFSYSKAEDWRGINYSDKNSSLNNGFANNPAYDGVHTYGDDGTFNIALLGLPGPTRTQIAQNVSAQTGVPESEVEQYLAALPAQPVARTGYREEYLVDSGAENLKLGTSLHYRLNDAVEASYTFNYGYGTSVYSGAQRYSLKNFNISQHKIQVEGDNFMVKAYGTFENSGDSYIADFVGFSINDQYLNTSQWYGAYGGTFAGGLIQAAAQAQGGDPSYNQATVNAILSNTAVVSQFHAAARAAADANRFAPGSDAFENAKNTALQNVVPNGALFDDQSRFLHTEGQYNFKNEIDFMDLQAGVSFRQYQLRSNGTIFDDDGGVEINEFGGFVQGSKSFMEDRIKLIGSLRYDKNENFDGQFNPRISTVINTFDNQNLRASYQTGFRNPTTQGQYIDLNVLTARLLGGLPFLADKYNITQSAFTLESVQDFTTQVLAGNPAAAGELVPYNNFEPVKPEQIQTFEIGYKGLLGDKLFFDMAYYYNIYNDFIAQFRVRQINQDQNSDGVIQDSEILPLTAQTAPLLLSGSALNTFQVYTNVDNEVESQGAVVGFDYSLPSNFKVSANYNWNKLITDQNEGFIFDYNTPEHKVNVGLSNRSLTESLGFNVTWRWQDEFRWVSSFADGTVPAVSTIDAQVSYKLNSLNSIVKVGGSNITNNRHILNYGGPSLGAIYYVSLTFDEFLN, from the coding sequence ATGAGCAACATGATTCAGCGAGTATTTACCTTGTGTATGATACTTACCTTTTGCGTGTGTAGCACAATTACGTACGCATCGAACATAGAAGATGAAACAGTAATATCAGGAATAGTCACTGATGTGGATGGTGAGCCATTAGCCGGGGTTAACATCCGGGTTGACGGTAAAGTAATCGGGACTTCTACACGCCCTGACGGCACGTTTAGCTTAACTGTGCAGCAAGACCCTCCAATAACGCTTATTGTATCTATTGTTGGATTTACATCTCAGCGAGTAGAAATAACCGAAGCCGTAGTTGACGACCTTGAGATTGTTCTGCAAGAACAAACCATTTCGGGGGGCGACCTCGTTGTTTCGGCTTCCAGGGTTGAGGAAAGTATCTTAGAAGCACCGGTTACCATCGAGCGTCAGGATGCTATTCAGATCAGAACAGCCGCTTCCGATGATTATTATAAAGCGCTTAGCACGCTCAAAGGTGTTGATATGACAACCAGTAGTATCAATTTTCAGATTGTGAATGCAAGGGGATTCAACTCTACCGGTAACACACGAATGGTTCAGTTAACCGATGGAATGGACACCCAGGCACCGGCGCTAAACTTCCCCATCGGGAATTTGAACGGTCCTTCTCAATTAGATGTAGAAAGCATGGAATTTATCCCGGGTGCTTCTTCTGCACTGTACGGACCAAATGCTTTTAACGGTATTCTGCTGGTGAACAGCAAGGATCCTTTTAACTATCCCGGCTTAAGCGTTATGGTTAAATCGGGTGTGAATCATGTTGACAGCCGTCCAACATTAGGTGAGCCGGATGATGCACAGCCGCTTTTTGAAACGGCGATACGCTATGCTAAATCATTTAATAACAAATTCGCTTTTAAAGTGAATTTCTCTTACTCGAAGGCCGAAGACTGGAGAGGTATTAATTATTCCGACAAAAATTCATCCCTGAATAACGGTTTTGCGAATAACCCGGCCTATGACGGAGTTCATACTTATGGAGATGATGGTACCTTCAATATTGCATTGTTGGGCCTGCCCGGACCTACCCGAACACAAATCGCTCAAAACGTTTCGGCCCAAACTGGCGTACCGGAAAGCGAAGTTGAACAATATTTAGCGGCATTGCCTGCCCAACCTGTTGCCCGAACAGGATATCGTGAAGAATACCTGGTTGACAGTGGAGCTGAAAACCTGAAGCTCGGAACATCTTTACACTACCGATTAAATGATGCTGTTGAAGCCAGCTATACCTTTAATTACGGTTACGGAACTTCGGTTTACAGTGGTGCTCAGCGTTACAGCCTGAAGAACTTCAACATCTCCCAGCACAAGATTCAGGTCGAAGGAGATAACTTCATGGTGAAAGCTTACGGAACTTTTGAAAATTCAGGAGATTCTTACATCGCTGATTTCGTTGGATTTTCTATTAATGATCAGTACCTGAATACCTCACAGTGGTATGGAGCCTATGGCGGTACGTTTGCAGGCGGGCTTATTCAAGCGGCAGCCCAGGCTCAGGGAGGCGACCCTTCGTACAACCAAGCTACGGTTAACGCTATCCTGAGTAATACGGCAGTAGTGAGTCAGTTCCATGCAGCAGCCCGGGCAGCAGCCGATGCCAACCGTTTTGCACCCGGTTCTGATGCTTTTGAAAACGCCAAGAACACGGCCCTTCAAAACGTAGTACCTAATGGTGCTCTTTTCGATGATCAGTCCCGCTTCCTGCATACTGAAGGTCAGTATAACTTCAAGAATGAAATTGATTTCATGGATCTTCAGGCCGGAGTGAGCTTCAGACAGTATCAACTGCGCTCTAATGGAACCATCTTTGATGATGACGGCGGCGTAGAGATTAACGAGTTTGGTGGGTTTGTTCAGGGTTCTAAATCCTTCATGGAGGATCGCATTAAGCTGATCGGTTCTCTGCGTTATGATAAGAATGAGAACTTCGATGGGCAGTTTAACCCACGTATTTCAACGGTGATTAACACCTTTGATAATCAAAACCTGCGGGCTTCTTATCAAACCGGTTTCCGTAACCCGACTACACAGGGGCAATACATCGACTTGAATGTACTTACGGCCCGATTATTAGGTGGTCTGCCTTTCCTTGCTGATAAGTATAACATTACTCAGAGTGCTTTTACTTTGGAAAGTGTTCAGGACTTCACCACGCAAGTATTAGCAGGAAATCCTGCTGCTGCGGGAGAGCTGGTACCTTACAATAACTTTGAGCCCGTAAAGCCAGAGCAAATCCAGACGTTTGAGATTGGATATAAAGGTCTGTTAGGAGATAAATTATTCTTCGACATGGCTTATTACTACAATATCTATAACGACTTTATTGCTCAGTTCCGCGTACGTCAGATCAACCAGGATCAGAACAGTGATGGAGTTATACAGGATAGTGAAATTCTGCCATTGACAGCACAAACGGCGCCACTGCTATTGTCCGGTTCAGCACTTAACACCTTCCAGGTGTATACCAATGTTGACAACGAGGTAGAATCGCAAGGTGCTGTAGTCGGGTTCGACTATAGCCTGCCAAGCAACTTTAAGGTAAGTGCAAACTACAACTGGAATAAACTGATTACCGATCAGAATGAAGGTTTTATCTTCGACTATAACACTCCGGAGCATAAAGTTAATGTTGGTTTAAGCAACAGAAGTCTGACCGAAAGTCTGGGTTTCAACGTGACCTGGAGATGGCAGGATGAGTTCAGATGGGTTTCCTCTTTTGCAGATGGAACCGTTCCTGCGGTATCCACAATCGATGCCCAGGTATCTTATAAGCTGAATAGCCTTAACTCGATTGTTAAAGTTGGAGGAAGCAACATCACCAACAACCGACATATTCTGAACTACGGCGGACCAAGTTTGGGTGCCATCTATTATGTCTCATTGACATTTGACGAGTTCCTGAACTAA
- a CDS encoding nucleotide exchange factor GrpE, with translation MSKEKISEEDISTQEEVAEEVQDNETASEAGNEEQESARNDKDARIEELEQELANTKDGLLRKAAELENVRKRVQRERVQLFEEAKAGALEDFMPISDDLLRTLKAAEESEIEDSFLEGVKMVADKFEKVLEKHGVERINETGVPFDVNLHDAMMKQPAPNEETGSDVVLQVLDSGYKIGNRTIRHAKVIVSE, from the coding sequence ATGAGCAAAGAAAAGATTTCAGAAGAAGATATCTCGACTCAGGAAGAGGTCGCTGAAGAAGTTCAAGATAATGAAACGGCTTCTGAGGCTGGCAATGAAGAACAAGAATCAGCCAGGAACGATAAAGATGCGAGAATTGAAGAGCTGGAGCAGGAACTGGCGAACACTAAAGATGGTCTGCTTCGTAAAGCGGCTGAGTTAGAAAACGTTCGCAAGCGTGTACAGCGCGAACGCGTTCAGCTTTTTGAAGAAGCGAAGGCCGGCGCCCTTGAAGACTTTATGCCCATCAGTGACGACCTGTTACGAACCCTTAAGGCAGCCGAAGAATCAGAAATAGAAGACAGCTTTCTGGAAGGGGTGAAAATGGTTGCCGATAAATTTGAGAAGGTGCTGGAAAAGCACGGCGTTGAACGCATCAACGAGACAGGTGTGCCCTTTGACGTGAACCTACACGATGCCATGATGAAACAACCCGCCCCGAATGAAGAAACCGGAAGTGATGTGGTTCTTCAGGTACTGGACAGTGGCTACAAAATTGGCAATCGCACAATCCGTCATGCTAAAGTTATAGTGAGCGAATAA